In Deltaproteobacteria bacterium, the following proteins share a genomic window:
- a CDS encoding 2-oxo acid dehydrogenase subunit E2, producing the protein MATNVIMPALGVAQQTGTLLKWLKAEGQKVTKGEPLMEIETDKATVEIEAAGSGVLSNLTAKPGDQVPVGQTIALILAPGETASSAVARPHPNPLPQSSGQALPEGEGTKPAPVFEVAATPISLPLPLGEGASVALSNASSTITGRVLASPKAKRIAKEQGIDLKTLRGSGPAGSVLAADVLRAPAESIDASPTLATQIEPKLIPLTPMRRIVGQRMTQSKQSAPHFYISMDIDMTAVGKLRGEGKERGDAVIPSINDFILQSCARALQDFPGLNSSFTEQGIKQHADINLGVAVALDEGLVVPVIRNADRLSLLELARQSRQLAEKAQTKKLFPLDYEGGTFTVSNLGMLGVDCFTAIINPPQCAILAVGRVAPRVIAEDGMFAIKSMVTATLSADHRVIDGALAARFLQTVKSYLETGAI; encoded by the coding sequence ATGGCAACCAATGTAATCATGCCCGCGCTCGGGGTGGCGCAGCAGACTGGCACACTTCTCAAGTGGCTTAAAGCCGAAGGTCAGAAGGTGACCAAAGGCGAGCCGTTGATGGAGATCGAAACCGACAAAGCGACCGTCGAGATCGAAGCAGCGGGATCCGGAGTTTTGTCGAATCTGACTGCGAAGCCGGGCGATCAAGTGCCGGTGGGGCAGACGATTGCGCTCATATTGGCGCCGGGGGAGACGGCGAGCTCTGCCGTGGCGCGCCCTCACCCTAACCCCCTTCCACAGAGCTCAGGACAGGCTCTCCCAGAGGGCGAGGGAACAAAACCAGCTCCAGTTTTCGAAGTGGCAGCCACTCCTATCTCACTCCCTCTCCCTCTGGGAGAGGGCGCATCAGTAGCGCTATCCAACGCTTCTAGCACAATCACTGGCCGGGTTCTCGCCTCGCCCAAAGCCAAACGCATCGCGAAAGAACAGGGAATCGACCTGAAGACGCTCCGCGGCAGCGGCCCCGCAGGCAGCGTGCTCGCCGCAGACGTGCTGCGTGCGCCGGCTGAATCAATTGACGCATCACCGACTCTAGCTACACAGATAGAGCCAAAGCTTATCCCCCTCACCCCGATGCGCCGCATCGTCGGACAGCGCATGACCCAGAGTAAACAAAGTGCGCCGCATTTTTACATCAGCATGGACATCGACATGACGGCGGTGGGCAAACTGAGAGGCGAAGGGAAAGAGCGCGGCGATGCAGTCATTCCCTCGATCAATGATTTCATTCTGCAAAGCTGCGCGCGTGCGCTGCAAGATTTTCCTGGGCTCAATTCGAGCTTCACCGAACAAGGAATCAAACAGCACGCCGACATCAATCTCGGCGTCGCGGTTGCCCTCGACGAAGGCCTGGTGGTGCCGGTGATTCGCAACGCCGATAGACTGAGCCTCTTGGAGTTAGCGCGGCAAAGCCGGCAGCTCGCTGAAAAGGCGCAAACGAAAAAACTTTTTCCACTCGATTATGAAGGGGGCACGTTCACCGTCTCCAACCTGGGCATGCTCGGCGTTGACTGTTTCACGGCGATCATCAATCCACCGCAGTGCGCGATTCTCGCCGTCGGCCGAGTGGCGCCGCGGGTGATTGCGGAGGACGGCATGTTTGCCATCAAGTCCATGGTGACGGCGACCCTCTCGGCTGATCATCGTGTGATCGACGGCGCGCTTGCCGCTCGCTTCTTACAGACGGTGAAGAGCTACTTAGAAACTGGAGCCATATGA
- a CDS encoding TAXI family TRAP transporter solute-binding subunit: MKSCIRKERAMKKIGFLLLAFWLSSALSPAYGQKVERLNFVGGPPAGVFGIFATGIGTYLSRTVPNLDVSITATGGSVENLRRVNSAEAEMGLSFASDIHEAFFGQEQFKGKPLNNIRAVGLVFFGVAHAITFADSGIRTADDLAGKRVAVGTPGSGTFASAERVFRSLGIWDKLNRIPLLGAQAGEALSDGKADAFFWTGPEPDRVTMEAATKKPIRAIDIYTPATKTDFFKQFPYFARYVFAANSYKGITEDTPTLGIPVIWYVHKDLAPALVQKITEAAYNKDGNAHMLKVHAGSKDMTAQRALQGVTISLHKGAEDHWRAAGIQISDALRAK; this comes from the coding sequence ATGAAATCGTGCATTCGAAAGGAGCGTGCCATGAAGAAAATCGGCTTCTTGCTGCTAGCGTTTTGGTTGTCCTCCGCTCTCTCGCCTGCTTACGGACAAAAGGTTGAGCGGCTCAATTTCGTCGGCGGCCCGCCCGCCGGTGTGTTCGGCATCTTCGCCACCGGCATCGGCACCTATTTGTCGAGAACCGTGCCGAACCTAGACGTATCGATTACCGCGACGGGCGGCTCGGTGGAAAATCTGCGCCGGGTAAACAGCGCTGAGGCGGAGATGGGTTTGTCGTTTGCCTCCGACATTCATGAAGCGTTCTTTGGCCAAGAGCAGTTCAAAGGCAAACCGCTCAATAATATCCGCGCCGTTGGCCTGGTGTTTTTCGGTGTGGCCCACGCAATCACCTTTGCCGACAGCGGCATCCGCACCGCCGACGACTTGGCTGGCAAGCGCGTCGCCGTTGGCACGCCGGGTTCGGGAACCTTTGCCAGCGCCGAACGAGTTTTTCGTTCCCTGGGCATCTGGGACAAGCTCAATCGCATTCCTTTGCTCGGCGCCCAGGCCGGCGAAGCGCTGAGCGACGGCAAGGCCGACGCATTTTTCTGGACCGGTCCTGAGCCCGATCGGGTGACCATGGAAGCGGCAACCAAAAAGCCGATTCGTGCCATCGATATTTACACGCCGGCAACCAAGACTGATTTCTTTAAACAGTTTCCTTACTTCGCACGCTATGTCTTTGCCGCCAATTCCTACAAAGGCATCACCGAGGACACGCCAACCCTCGGCATACCGGTGATCTGGTACGTGCACAAGGACCTGGCGCCGGCACTGGTGCAGAAGATCACCGAAGCGGCCTATAACAAAGACGGCAACGCCCATATGCTCAAAGTGCATGCTGGCTCCAAGGACATGACCGCGCAGCGGGCGCTGCAAGGCGTGACCATCTCGTTGCACAAAGGCGCAGAGGATCATTGGCGCGCCGCCGGCATTCAAATCTCCGATGCGCTCCGCGCTAAATAA
- a CDS encoding TRAP transporter fused permease subunit → MSEANAEKPTLLRALGGPWDRALKLIMGATALYYVWASTIGVVSLQYYRGIAVLYSLVIPLLLYKGWQRAPAARPAFTDLLLAAGATISVIYWMAEHEAMAYRAGDYTSLDVAMGAVALVIAIEAARRVLGWDMALCAIVPIAYALFGSYLPYIVGHRGYSMRRVIEYVYLTSDGIFGIMAQVLAEYIIPFVAFGAFLERAGVAQFFVDISLASLGRVAGGPAQASVVSSLLMGTISGSPIAETVTKGSITIPLMKRAGFPGHIAGAVEAAASTGGAIMPPVMGAGAFIMSEMTGIPYLEIIKVAAIPGILYFLSVGVMVYFESRKLGLKGFAKEELPRTAEVWRRGWYLLLPIAVLIAVMIAGYSPQLAALYGMLSTIAVSWIRPETRMGPARIWQALVNAGKNCVFVAALTGCVGVLIGVLSLTGIIIRFPYMLIELAGQSVLITIGLIAIATFVLGLPLPITATYLVVAVVAVPALLKLGVPMLSAHLLIFWLSLDSNITPPVAMGPFAAAAIAQADPMKTGWSCFRFAKIIYVMPLLFAYTHILLTGTPGQNIAAIASAALGTILFSIVSTGFFYVKISLIEWLLLAAATALAFVPSLMTGLSALAIFAAVFVWQRKRAASLSAAAPLSESVAK, encoded by the coding sequence ATGTCGGAAGCCAACGCCGAAAAGCCGACGCTGCTGCGTGCCCTCGGCGGTCCTTGGGACCGCGCGCTGAAGCTCATCATGGGAGCGACCGCGCTGTATTACGTCTGGGCGTCCACCATCGGCGTCGTCTCGCTGCAGTACTATCGCGGCATCGCGGTGCTCTACAGCCTGGTGATTCCACTCTTACTTTACAAAGGCTGGCAAAGGGCGCCGGCGGCGCGGCCGGCATTTACTGATTTGCTGCTGGCCGCCGGGGCCACAATCAGCGTGATCTATTGGATGGCCGAGCATGAAGCGATGGCCTACCGCGCCGGCGATTACACATCGCTCGACGTTGCGATGGGCGCCGTCGCGCTGGTCATCGCCATCGAAGCAGCGCGCCGGGTGCTCGGCTGGGACATGGCACTGTGCGCCATCGTGCCAATCGCCTACGCGCTGTTCGGCAGTTACCTGCCCTACATCGTCGGCCACCGCGGCTATTCGATGCGCCGCGTGATCGAATATGTTTATCTCACCTCCGACGGCATCTTCGGCATCATGGCCCAGGTCTTGGCCGAATACATCATTCCGTTCGTCGCCTTCGGCGCATTCCTGGAGCGCGCCGGCGTGGCGCAATTTTTCGTCGACATCTCGCTTGCCAGCCTCGGCCGTGTCGCGGGCGGGCCGGCGCAGGCTTCGGTGGTTTCCAGCTTGCTCATGGGCACGATCAGCGGCAGCCCGATCGCCGAGACAGTCACCAAAGGCTCGATCACCATCCCGCTCATGAAGCGCGCCGGCTTCCCCGGCCACATCGCTGGCGCGGTGGAAGCCGCGGCATCTACCGGCGGCGCGATCATGCCGCCGGTCATGGGCGCCGGCGCGTTCATCATGTCGGAGATGACCGGCATTCCTTATCTGGAAATCATCAAAGTCGCGGCGATCCCCGGCATTCTTTATTTTCTCTCCGTTGGCGTGATGGTCTATTTCGAGTCGCGCAAGTTGGGCCTCAAGGGTTTTGCCAAGGAAGAGCTGCCGCGCACGGCGGAGGTTTGGCGCCGCGGCTGGTATTTGCTTTTGCCGATCGCCGTGTTGATCGCGGTGATGATCGCCGGCTACTCGCCCCAGTTGGCGGCGCTCTACGGCATGCTCTCAACCATCGCTGTCAGTTGGATCCGCCCAGAAACCCGCATGGGCCCGGCGCGAATCTGGCAGGCCCTGGTCAATGCCGGTAAGAACTGCGTGTTCGTCGCCGCCCTCACCGGTTGTGTCGGCGTCCTGATCGGTGTGCTCTCGCTGACGGGAATCATCATTCGTTTTCCCTACATGCTTATTGAGCTCGCCGGCCAAAGCGTTTTGATCACCATCGGCCTGATCGCGATCGCGACTTTTGTCCTGGGCTTGCCGCTGCCCATCACGGCGACCTATCTGGTGGTTGCCGTCGTCGCCGTGCCGGCGCTGCTAAAGCTCGGCGTGCCCATGCTATCGGCGCATCTGCTGATTTTTTGGCTTAGCCTCGACTCCAACATAACGCCGCCGGTGGCGATGGGGCCCTTTGCCGCCGCGGCCATCGCCCAGGCCGATCCGATGAAGACCGGCTGGAGCTGTTTTCGCTTCGCCAAGATTATCTACGTCATGCCGCTGCTGTTCGCCTACACGCATATTTTGCTTACCGGCACGCCGGGGCAAAACATCGCCGCCATCGCCTCGGCCGCCCTCGGCACGATCCTGTTTTCGATCGTCAGCACGGGTTTCTTTTACGTGAAAATAAGCTTGATCGAATGGCTGCTGTTGGCGGCCGCCACGGCACTGGCCTTTGTGCCATCGTTAATGACGGGTCTTAGCGCGTTGGCGATCTTCGCCGCTGTCTTCGTATGGCAACGAAAACGCGCGGCGAGTTTAAGCGCGGCCGCCCCACTTAGCGAAAGCGTCGCAAAATGA
- a CDS encoding UbiD family decarboxylase — MAYQDLQAYLKALESAGKLHWIEQRVDPAWEVSAITRHTFDSYSWNDRPALGFRRVGDCPVPLVIGVIGGSPAIYAHALSTTVEKIPEVWEQGQRRPIDPVLVKSGLCKEIILRGGDVDVLSLPQVVWTPSQDPGPYITAPVVITTDLETGRRNVGTYRVQMKAKTRVGLYVGGTQHAAKHIRQYEAAKKDMPVAIAIGMDPTIVLCSISKFAYGTDELAVAGGLRGEAVPLVQCETVDLQVPANAEIVIEGVLRAGYREPEGPFGEFSGYMSPGGQQPVIDVTCITRRKTPIFHSFLSQMPPSESSCIRSLSRSAALCHHLRNVLGLPVKDVHFTEACGASGMLVISMTKEYPEQVKEVAWGAWSLMNKEGKFTVVVDDDIDVRNPFQVEWAMGFRAQPARDTFMVSGVVPSGVDPSTAPADIPQHDPRRRTGSKILIDATRKHPYPPAARVPKEFIERAKKKWAEYGFKP, encoded by the coding sequence ATGGCCTATCAAGATTTGCAAGCATATCTGAAAGCTTTAGAATCCGCCGGCAAGCTGCACTGGATCGAGCAGCGCGTCGACCCGGCATGGGAAGTCTCGGCAATCACGCGGCACACCTTCGATAGCTACAGTTGGAACGACCGGCCGGCGTTGGGCTTTCGGCGCGTCGGCGATTGCCCAGTGCCGCTTGTCATCGGCGTTATCGGCGGCTCGCCGGCGATTTATGCGCACGCGCTCTCAACGACCGTGGAGAAAATTCCCGAGGTTTGGGAACAAGGTCAGCGCCGTCCCATCGATCCGGTGCTGGTAAAATCAGGGTTGTGCAAAGAAATCATTCTTCGCGGTGGCGATGTCGACGTGTTGTCATTGCCGCAAGTGGTCTGGACGCCGAGCCAAGATCCCGGTCCATATATTACGGCGCCGGTGGTTATCACAACCGACCTTGAAACCGGCCGGCGCAACGTCGGCACCTACCGCGTGCAGATGAAAGCGAAAACCCGAGTAGGCCTGTACGTCGGCGGCACGCAGCATGCGGCCAAACATATCCGGCAGTATGAAGCGGCAAAAAAGGACATGCCGGTCGCCATCGCCATCGGTATGGACCCGACCATCGTGCTTTGCTCGATCAGTAAATTCGCCTACGGCACCGACGAGTTGGCGGTTGCCGGGGGCTTGCGCGGCGAGGCCGTGCCTTTGGTGCAGTGCGAGACTGTCGATCTACAAGTGCCCGCTAATGCCGAGATCGTCATCGAAGGAGTTCTCCGCGCCGGCTACCGCGAACCAGAAGGCCCGTTCGGCGAATTCTCCGGCTACATGAGTCCGGGCGGCCAGCAGCCGGTAATCGACGTAACCTGCATCACGCGGCGCAAAACGCCGATCTTTCATTCGTTCCTGAGTCAGATGCCGCCGAGCGAATCGAGCTGCATCCGCAGTCTCAGCCGTTCGGCCGCGTTGTGCCACCACTTGCGCAACGTGCTTGGCCTGCCGGTCAAAGACGTTCACTTCACCGAAGCGTGCGGAGCGAGCGGCATGCTGGTGATCTCGATGACGAAAGAATATCCCGAGCAAGTCAAAGAGGTCGCTTGGGGTGCCTGGTCGCTGATGAACAAAGAAGGCAAGTTCACCGTGGTCGTCGACGACGACATCGACGTGCGCAACCCGTTTCAAGTCGAATGGGCCATGGGCTTTCGCGCCCAGCCGGCGCGCGACACTTTTATGGTCAGCGGCGTGGTTCCCTCCGGTGTCGATCCATCGACTGCCCCCGCCGATATCCCGCAGCACGACCCGCGGCGCCGCACCGGCAGCAAAATCTTGATCGATGCCACCCGCAAACATCCCTATCCACCCGCGGCGCGCGTGCCAAAAGAGTTCATCGAGCGGGCGAAGAAAAAGTGGGCCGAGTACGGTTTCAAACCATAA